The Engystomops pustulosus chromosome 3, aEngPut4.maternal, whole genome shotgun sequence region GACCAGTTTATCAGGTGGGATCTGTAATAGCTTAGATCAATATTTATTCAGTTTATCTATTTTGATATTTTGTAGCTAATGCCATATAGTTTGCTCTGGTTGGATGCGATCTTTCTTTGTGAACCGGTGCTTGCGCATGAGGAACTTCATTGCTCGATTTCAAACAAAATGGGCTGAGACTTTGTGTCTGATTATCCTGGAACGCAGCATGTGATTGGCTGTACTTATCTGCCCTCGTATGTTgtgtcaatttttattttatttgttgtgatagacatataggggcagatttacttacccggtccattcgcaatccagcggggcgttctctgcgctggattcgggtccggccgggatttattaaggcagttcctctgacgtccaccaggtggcgctgctgtgctgaagttccctgaaacgcactggaatacaccgagccgggctgagtgaaggtaagtgcaagctccgcaacacatttttttaaaaaatgcggcggtttttcagaatccgtcgggttttcgttcggccacgccccccgatttccgttgcgtgcacgccagcgccgatgcgccacaatacaatcgcatgtgccaaaatcccggggcaattcaggggaaatcagcgcaaatcgggaatattcgggtaacacgtcgcgaaaacgcgaatcgggcccttagtaaatgacccccatggtgttcACTTGCACTTCTTCATTTTTTTGTCACTTCCCATGATCTTTTAATATAATTACAACAACACTTTTTTCACTATTCACTTTAGTAAGGTATGTATTGAATTATATTGTCTTAAAATATACCATGCTGCATATCACTACTGTTTCCCCACGGCGCTCCAGTGCAGGACACTCGCCTGTTGCATTGTATGGAACACATAGCAGCTGCTCAGCCCCACAGCCTCATACACTGACTTCCGTATGCGTGACACGCACCATGATCACTATGGTAATACACATTTCCGGTGTGTTCCCGGGAGTAACTCTAACACGCCGGCGTGCCGCGCCCACCAGAGCAAACGGAGCTATATAAGGTAGTGGGAGATTATTTGTTgcatatcccctgaggaagcctggggCACCTCTACTCCTCCTCCCCAGGGTCATTGCTCATGGTAATGTTACTCCTTATCGATATGCATTAGGACTTGCACTTTATCCATACACCCTTAGGTTTTATTATTTCTTAGATTGCTGTTCATTAGATTTACCTCTATCCCGGTCATCCTATGTATAACCAGAACACTGGCAATGaattattatacattgtattggtTTACTATTCATCTGGGGAGTGTTGAGCTCTTCGCACCCGAAGTGTGGGtggttttttaagtgtttttaacttgtTTTGTCGAGATTAAATAAAGTTGAGTATTTTTTCCACATGCATctgttttttcttctattttttcttGCATTTTTACAGATGTGGGAATATAAAAACATAATTGACCTCAATTACTGTGTTACAAAAGGGTcgcgcagcgcagacacttcttaaatacctgtgcagccgttttagcctagaagaaggtgcacagtccgacaaaagcccttagtaaatgagccccactgattTTAGGTGTGAGttcctgctttatagcaggtggtgctgcctgaggcaagaggcttatGGATGGCGCACCCCTTCCCCCATAGTGCCACTGTGCCAAGCCAGAGTGACACCACAGAGCCCCATACCAGCTAGAGTGCCCCCCTGTCAGCGAGAGCACCCCCACAGTGCCCCAACGCCTGCAGGAGTGCCCCCACAAAGAAGTCAGAGTGCCACATCCACTTACCTTTCCTCGCTCCCCCGAAGAAGCAGCAGTCTCCACTTCTCCTGGGTGTGAAGCCGGGACACGTTGCTATCCTGCTGTCGCACCCAGGTGCAGTGGAGACTGCTGCTTCTTCAGGGGCGCGAGGAAAGGTAAGTATCTGAGTATCAGGATATCTGAGTGCAGCATAGGGGCAGGGAGAGGGGCTTTGTTCTTGACACCtgtgcattatggattttggagtGTACACCCGACTGTATAAGAAGGGTACACACGGACTGTTGGTGTCCATAGTTCTTTATTCAGGTACAAAAGGGGTTAATCATGCACTTTAGGAAGGGGGTGGGATGTTCTGTTTCCCATGTGGCAGAgttttcccctccctctcccagcagtcACTTTAGGATATAAAAGGCGGTTGTGGTCTAGGGTTCGGCCTCTTTGAACTTCACCTCAAGCTTCCCGCCCTCCCTCcccttttatgttttgttttttatactgTTCTTGTTGCTGCTATGTTATGTTGGATTTGTTATAtggttatatatatttaaagtcacagctggcggaaaaagGAGATGAGTGTGTACCAGGTGgacgacttgccagctgggagtccggCTGGGCATACCGCTCCTGGTGGTGGTGTGAAAATAATATTTACCGCTGGTGCCTTATAAAACCTGATGGCTTAAATTGGCCAAGATGTTTGCCACAAGGATGTGCCATTAAAATATGCTGTGACCGTTTTACACCCAACAACAAGCCCCTGCCTCCGTTTATTTGAAGAGTGGGTGGTATGTTTGGTCATGATGTTGCCAAAGTGCACTTACTAAGTTATTTAAGTGTAAATGGGGTTTACTACCAATAGTCTGAACACTAATCGTCACTGTGGCCTTTTTATACTTGAATGTATATTCCTGCAGTAGTGATTTTTGGCCACTAGATGGTGTGAAAGTCCCACATATGCATCATGTGGTAAGGAAGCTCCGAAGGGACAAATTTATCCTGTTTTCTAAGTTGGATCCAGACAGCTAAATGTTCTGCTGTTTATAATGGATTCTCCTTCCTGTTTATTACTATATTAGTATCAATGGATAATGGATTTATTATTAGACTGTCTTTGCCACCGCTCACCAAATTTATTACCAATTTTCATTTATGGGACCAACTGTGGTGCCAGCTTCACCATCCTATGTGCAGGATCTATGGGCCCAGCTGTCTGTGGTGACCAGAACCAGTATCCCCATGTTTGTGCTTTGCTTCTATTGCACAGATTTACCACATAAACTTCTCCTTTCTTTTTAATATTGTAATCACTTCATCAGCCCCGGAACAAAGACAGCGAAAGCCGTCACTGATCACATCATGGACTGACCAAGAACAGCACCACCTGGGGGGGATCATGTATGAGGGTATAAATCTATGGTCTGCCGGAGTGACATGGGGCTGGTCGCTTTTGTTGTGGCAGACTGGCATTGAGCCTCTAGTTTTGGTTTTGTCCATGgcaaaacacatagggggtcatttactaagggcccaattcgcgttttcccgacgtgttaaccgaatatttctgatttgcgctgattatccctgtattaccccgggattttggcgcacaagatcggattgtgccgcatcggcgccgacatgcacgcaacggaaatcagggggtgtggctgagcgaaaacccgacggattcggaaaaaccgccgcatttttttttaaaaagtgtcgctcagcacatgcttaccttcactcagcccggctcagtgtactccagtgcgttccgatgctcttcagcgcagcagcaacatctggtggacggcggaggaactaccttagtgaatcccggccggacccgaatccaccgcagagaacgcgccgctggatcgcgaatggaccggttaagtaattCTGTCCCATAATGAACTGTGTACACCCCTGGCTGGAAGGTGCAAGACACGGCATGTACCcaagggtgcaccagccatgagcctctcgcctcaggcagcaccagctgaaggaaggagggggctgcatcaGGGGCACAATCACAAACCTGCCCCAAAACAGGATCTGACAATTACAAATTGTGTCTTTTACCCCTGATGTCAGCATTGGTGTGATACTACTTGGAGAACTAACATACAGGCAGCAGAGAGTGTAGGCTCCAGCACCATAGGTATCAGAGGGGTTACTGTCTACACCAATCAGGATAAGTCTATGCACTGCCGGCACCACGGACACATATCTCGGATAAACAAACCAAACGACATGAAGTTTCTTTTGTTCCTTTATTATTATGTTCTTCAGTCTTTAAGATTTCTCTAAGTCAGGTATCGGTAGGGCGGCCACCGGAACCCCAAAGACCTGAACCTCACAAAGCTGGAGATACTGCTGCTTCCCCGGTAAGATGATGTTCACCAGCCGGCCGATCATCCCGTAGCACTGGAAGGTCTGGGTGGAGCCGCTGGACATGGCAGTGATGTCGGCACAGCTACATGTAGGGAGAAAGCAGAGAATAAATGTCTTATTGTGTAATGATGGGTTATCGGGAGGGGGTTGGGTGATAATTAGGGATGAAACTGGAATAGGTTCCCCTCCCATTTTCTCCCTATTATCGTGGATTTTGCAGTGATTTGAACTCTTTTTTTATTTGATGATGGTGGAGACTGTTGGCCTCTTAGATGTATTGTCAAGGAACTACAGTATGTCCTATAACACGAACACCAACGTCACCACTGGATGAATCTAAGTCCCTGAGATGTATCCGCAGGACAGAACTGGGGGTGCATATGTCATGTAATGGCTGATGGGTTCTATATGAGGTTGAATGTCTGTTAAAGGGGTCCAGTCCAATCCTGGTATATGgcccaccaccacctctcctccTGACTATACTCACCCCTGGTAAGATTCCTGATTTCCCCTGGCCGGGGCTCCATTCCGGTGTCACACCCCTTGTTCCCCCAGTTTCCGGTCCTGGTATATGGCGCACCACCACCTCTCCTCCTGACTATACTCACCCCTGGTAAGATTCCTGATTTCCCCTGGCCAGGGCTCCATTCCGGTGTCACACCCCTTGTTCCCTCAGTTTCCGGTCCTGGTATATGGCGCACCACCACCTCTCCTCCTGACTATACCCACCCCTGGTAAGTGTTTTTTCCTCTGCTCCCGTTCCTGGATAGACTAGAAGTAGCGAGGTTACCATGAATGCTGCAAGCAATCACAGGTCTCATTGGTCACATATTCAAGAAGATTGATGTCACTACTAATATATGGACTGTTCTTGCTTATGTCGCGGCTGAGGCCGGCATTTTGCTCCATACAACATGGGGCATCACTACTTACAGGCCAGAAGTGGAACCAGAGGGAATATGGGCCATGGGACGGAGAACCCGGGTTTTCTTATTCCTCTCTTGAGAACTGGTGAATGTTCCTTTTTTAGAACTTTCTGAAAACCTTTCCATACTATTTCGGTTTTCATTTCCTTTTCCCAACTCAATGTAAATGAGGAAGGGAACCATTGTTGTCATATTTTGGAGAATATTTGGCGCACTCCCTTCTTCCCACACCCTATTAttagccccctagtagtataggtGCCAACATTCTTAATTATGGGGTAAATTTTGGCTTCTAAATCACAATCCCATTTAAACaaattaataaatctgccccaatctctaGACATAAAAGCCCCTTCACCTGGGGTTGTTATTCCCATTGTTCTCCTCCGAGTTGCCGATGAGAATGATGCCGCCGTTCAGCCAGTCCCCGCAGCAGTCCCCCCGGTTAGTGATGGTTATGTGAGAGATCTTGTGAGGCTCCAGTAAGTCCACCCTCCACCAGGCCGAGTCGTCGTTGTTTGTGCTGGAACATGATCCAAATCCAAATTTTGAGTTTGTGTTTCCGTCTATGGCATTGATGGCGCTGGACAGGTAACCAATGTCAAAGTTGTAGAATATGGAGGACTGGGTGGCCCGGCCGCGGAGGGCAACGTTCTTGTCTGTAAAACACATAAACAGAGAGGAAATCTTTCATACTCCCCCATGACTGTAGTTTTTGGGTTAAAATGGACACTTTCCTGCTCAGTGAAGGTTCTAGAATATtctatgagaaggagatgattgTAGGAACCCCGACCAATGATGACAAGAACCACTGTCTGTCCGGCGAGTTCTTCATCCATCTCCACTGATAGTGACATAGACTCGTATGGTTATTGGGCACCACATGGTGGGTGCCGAGAGATGGTCCTGCACAAGGCAAAATCCAGCGAGGGGAACCTTGTCTGGACCCAGTCCTGCCACGTGCTTCTACCTATAACTCATCACTAGAATATTATCCGTCTACTGAACCAAGAAAGATCAAAGATTAAAGATCACCGTAAAATGAAAAGTTCTGCAACTTTCTGATGGACTTTGGGCTTCATTCCTCCATTCTCAGGATCTCTGGTAGAAGCCGAAAGCTGCTGAGACTCCCAAGGTTTCAGAAACCACGAGGACCACGGAGGACGGTGAGTAATGACGGGCAATGAGACAGGGAGGATGATGCCAGAAGTAGTGGACATGAGATGAGCACCACCTGAAGGTAGGTAGGTAAGGAACATACAGACGTCTACTCTACAGGGTAAGTGCATGGAAACGGTCCTGATCTTCCACAGCTCTTCTCACAAATCATGGGTCCATTGCAATGTATCAGTGTAGTCAAAAGCTGTTCTGCCCAGATAACAAGACGGGAGGAGGGAAGGGACATTTCATCTACCCCCCACCCCAAGTTTTCCTAGTACCCACCATATATTAGTAAGAGCAATGTACTCACATGTCTGGGCAGCAATACCAGTCAGCAGCCAACAGAGAGCGATAGCGAGCAGAGATCTCATAGTGAGACTTCAAGGAACCTGGACACAGACAGACATTTACTTTCTGATAAAAACACATTAGAAACAATAATGTGCAGATATTCCGGGGGGTTTCCTCATCAGACAGATCCCCCATTAGTGACCTCATCACATGGAGACTTGTTGCTGAGGCCTGGGAACATGACCCCCAACATTCTGATATGTGTGACCCATCCTTAGGTttggtcatcaatattttttGATGGAAACTCAGTTTTAACTAATTGATCCCATGCAGTCttaatctaataataataatattaaaaaaatgtaaaaaaaaaagtgatgtaaACAATAAAATTAGTTTCATTATAGAAAATAAACCCCTATAAAATGACAATTTTGCTTCTTTAGTCGAActcaataacccccccccccaaaaaaaaaaaaagtatgaaaagaAAAGCTATGGCTCTTTAGACGAATTAAATGGTTCAAAACATGTAGAACcatagacgccccccccccccaccaacacACAAAGAACTTATGAAAGTCGCTGACATCCCAAAATGCCACCAATAAAATTTAATTAGGGGGAACCTTAACTCAGCAGCCTGAGGCgatctgtgctgccccctctgccCCTGCAGAGTCTATCCGGGTCTTGTTTTAGTAGGTGAATCCTCCATCCTCCCACATTGACCTTAGGTGTGAAGAGACGCTAtttcccctgatgctgcccccctaaCTTGCTGCaggttttgctgcctgaggcaagaggttcaACGCGCCACATGGCTTGTGCACTCCTGGTGGCAACATacaaatactgaaaaaaaaatatatatcgtgcaaaagtagtaaaacatttaaaaaccttaTATATTTAGTAATATGGAAAACAAGTGGCGCTGCTGGAAATACAACTGATAACAATAAGATCCCATCGCAGCTTTTAGATGGCAGAGATTGAAAATGTTAAGATTGCAGATTAAAAAAAGGTATTTaatatcatgtatcactatgggggaggggggacctCTACGATAATATTCATCCCTGATCCTGTggaatattctttttttcttaTCTCGCTTCCTTACATGGCAGCAGACTGGCATTGAGCgcggtgatacattgtatctattAGTCAATGTATCATCATAATCAATGAATGAATCCATACATATTTCTATAGTCATGGAGAATAAATGATTGGATTGTATTCTGTGATTTACCTGGATCGGATGTTCTGGACCTCGCTCTTCTCTCGTTACACGTAATCTGTGACTGGCGCAGGGAGTAAATAGAATAATGTGGATATAATCTCCACCCACTGATAACATAAGAGCTGATAATATTACAAATATTATCCTTATGTGATGTCAGAAGATGGGAGAGCACAGCACCGGGTCTACACGTGTCACGTCACATGGAGGTTTTGTCTGGAAACTTATCGGGGTCTCCGAGCCTTAGGATGGGTCATGGATACAAGAGTCTCCAGTGAAGAACATAAGTGTTTTATACAATCTTGGGAGTTTTCCCACCTACACAGAACGGAGAAGTCTGTAATATTTCTGGGAGGTCTCTTCAGTCTTGTATGATGTGTAAATAATGATCAATttacattttattgcatgaaataagtttgtGATACAATCAGGGGTGAAGctctctgccgcctgaggcgagttatAGAACGACACCCCCTCCAGTAGTTATATATCGGGTTTGTAAGAAATAGGTTCCTTATGCAGTGTCTTACATCGCTGCTGACATTGGTGGTGAAGAGACAATCATTGTTGGAcctgtagcaggtgactgcacccccGATGCTGCCCCCCTTCttactgcctgaggcaagaggctcaactcgcctcatggctgttgCAGCCCTGGAAACAACTGAAATACAGAACTCAAAGGAAACCTGCCACGTGTAAAACAAGAAAACGTGTCAGTCTACGTGTTATGTGTTGATTTTTTTATTCATATTGGAAGAATAAAGCTTGAAAACTTCTTAACACACTACTGGATCTTTTGTGTCCTTCTGGgatctattaaagggaacctaccatgaggaatctaccatcagatctacttcctcCTGcgctaatctgtaatgtaataatcctggaacataacttgttataaacgttattttagtaatatgtaaattacctgcagaggctactggggcgtgtcctaGCCTGGCAGAGCACCGGGAGCTAAGGCTAtgccacgccccaggagcctctgcaggtaatttacatattactaaaataacgtttataacaagttatgttccaggattattacattacagattagggcagaggcaggaggaggaatctaccatcacatctacttctcattTATGGTACAGACATGTGATTGTCATTCTAGATCTTTTAGACTTTGTCACTGGACAATATTGAGTTTCAGCTCCTGTAAAGATTTTCaagtcctcttggttctgacccatatTTGGTGACTTTTTCTCTGTTTGTAAACTTTGGCGCAGGAAGAGAACGTGGATCAGTTGTCTCTTTCCACTTAGCGTGAGGAGGGCAAGTAAGCTGGGTAAGGATAGTAAGGATAGCTGGGTAGGGGGTGTGGTCTCAGggccgactgtctctgtctgtgtcccCGGTCCATTCTCTGACCCCAGTCCATTCTCTGACCCCGGTCCATTCTCTGACCCCGGTCCATTCTCTGACCCTGCATCTTATTAGGAAGGATTTACTAGAACAGACGTGTCCAGGAGGCAGACAGGGTcactttaaaaaggaaaaaacgaCCTAGAAAGAGGTTCCCTCTGTTATCTGCAAATATCAGAAATATCAGAAACAGGTCCTGCCAAGAGTAATATTTGGTAGAAGGTGTTGTCACCTCCACCCATGGATGAAACAGAGTGACAAACACCCAGCAGTGACCAATCAGAATCTGCGGAGCTGTTGCTATGGAGGAGGCACAgaaaaatatttgtatatgatGACAGTTCTCTGGTCTAGGAGGAAACAAGGCAATACTTATTATCAGTCCTCCCATTGGCCAGAAATGGACCCTGGTGCCCAGTGATTGGTCCGAATGTTGTCTGTGAATTATGTTATATTTTGGTAGAACAATGGAACCATGAAAGTAGCGTCTTGTAGCATTTGTATAAAACTCAATGATTTTTTTGGGTAGAATCTGCAGAGGAGGATCCTCTGGCCCcgcctcctgttctccataacACTGAAGAAATATTATTGTCTGGATTGTCCGAGAGCGTATTCCCAGCGCTGTACAATGTGGGGCGGGTGGGTGCGGCCGCCACCTCGGCCGGAAGCTAAACGCAATTTACGTGCCCCTGTcggtttacatggggcacagccccctcccggccaccgatgggtttttttttacgcttttggacaacccctttaaggagctttCTAATGCTTTCAATAGTGAAGTGGGAAGGGGGTTTTGAGTAGATTTCAATGAATCTCTTGCATTAGACATGTCTTTGCATGTATATGTGCCTGTGTCTTtgtccctgttctcaccatgctgccccttgcattagtgatgggtcgt contains the following coding sequences:
- the LOC140122773 gene encoding fucolectin-1-like is translated as MRSLLAIALCWLLTGIAAQTYKNVALRGRATQSSIFYNFDIGYLSSAINAIDGNTNSKFGFGSCSSTNNDDSAWWRVDLLEPHKISHITITNRGDCCGDWLNGGIILIGNSEENNGNNNPSCADITAMSSGSTQTFQCYGMIGRLVNIILPGKQQYLQLCEVQVFGVPVAALPIPDLEKS